The Collibacillus ludicampi region GAATCGATCAGGAAATCACCTCAACGGAAGAGAACATTTTGCGACTGAAAAAGCGCTTTACGGACATTTCCGAGGAGATGGAAGCGAAGGTACGGGAGCTGACTCTCATCGAAGAACGATTACAGCAAACGAAGCGGGAGATGGCGGAATGTGAATCGCAGGTGAAATCGACTGCCGCTCTGAGGGCGAGCGCACAAGCGGAACTGGATGAAGTAAAAGTACGCAAAGCGGAACTGAACAAGGCGATTGCTGATGCGGAACATCGCGTGCGCGAGTCACGGCTTGTGTTGCGCAATCTCGAAAACCAGGTGCATCAAAACGAAGTCAAAGTAAACCGTCTTGATGTTGAACTTGCGAACGCACTCGGCAAATTAGCGGACGAGTATCAAATCTCTTTTGAATGGGCGAAAGAACGCTACCCTATACCGGAAGATATCGCTGCGGCGAAAAACAGGGCCTCCGCCTTACGGAGAGAAATTGAGGCATTGGGAGACGTGAATCTGGGGGCTGTCGACGAATACAATCGCATCAATGAACGTTACACGTTCCTTAGCGAACAGCGGGACGATCTGATCGAAGCAAAAACGAAATTGTACGAAGTGATACGCGATATCGAGGAAGAGATGTCGAAACGATTCCTGGAGACGTTCACCGCGATCCGCGCCCAATTTACCGATGTGTTCGCCCAATTGTTTGGCGGCGGAAGAGCAGACCTGCTCTTGGTCGATCCGGAAAATTTATTGACGACCGGTATTGAGATCGTAGCCCAGCCACCCGGTAAGAAATTGCAGAACCTAAGCCTTCTATCCGGTGGGGAGCGGGCGCTTACGGCGATTTCTCTTCTTTTCGCAATCCTGCGTGTCAAACCCGTTCCCTTTTGCGTATTGGATGAAGTGGAAGCTGCACTTGATGAAGCCAATGTTTCTCGTTTCGCCGAATATCTGCGAGAGTTTTCAGCTCAAACCCAATTTATTGTGATCACTCATCGCAAAGGAACGATGGAAGGTGCCGACGTCCTCTACGGTGTCACGATGGAAGAATCAGGTGTAAGTAAACTCGTTTCCGTAAAATTGATTGAAAACGATGTACAATCCGCATAAGTTTGGGGGTCTAAGGATGGGATTTTTCAATAAAATCAAAGAAGGATTATCGAAGACACGCCACGCTTTTATGGAGAAAGTGGAAAAACTCGTTTCCAGAAGGAAGATCGACGAAGAATTCTATGAGGAACTGGAAGAAATCCTGATCATGGCCGATGTGGGCGTCAACACCGTGATGCAGTTAATGGATGAATTGCGGGATGAGGTGAAAAAGCGCAAGATCGAAGATGCAGAAGAACTGCGCCCGGTTTTAAAGGAAAAATTGCGTGAATTGATGAAGGCAGAACAATTCCCGATGAACATTCAAGAAAAAGGACTGACCGTCATCATGGTTGTCGGAGTCAACGGTGTCGGCAAGACGACGACCATCGGGAAATTGGCTTATAAATACAAGAATGAAGGAAAAAAAGTCTTGTTGGCGGCTGGAGACACGTTCCGTGCCGGCGCGATCGAACAGCTTGAAGTGTGGGGAAAACGCGCAGGGGTTGAGGTGATCAAGCATCAAGCGGGTTCTGACCCGGCCGCTGTGGTTTACGACGCGATCCAAGCCGCCAAAGCGCGCAACGTGAACCTTTTACTTTGCGATACGGCCGGACGCTTGCACAACAAGACCAATCTCATGGAAGAACTGAATAAAGTCTACCGTGTGATCAAGCGTGAAATCCCCGGAGCGCCACACGAAGTCCTCCTGGTTCTCGATGCGACGACAGGCCAAAATGCTCTTTCCCAAGCTAAGCTGTTCGGACAAGCGGCCGGTGTCACCGGGCTCGTGTTAACAAAGCTTGACGGCACGGCGAAGGGAGGTATCGTGATCGCTATTCAGAATGAACTGTCCCTGCCCGTTAAGTTTGTCGGTGTAGGGGAAAAAATGGACGACCTGCAAGTGTTTGACCCGCAGGAGTTCGTCGAGGCGTTGTTCGCATAAGTGTGTTCCGCCTCGGCTGTGCCGTCATACATCCGCGTAGCGCGAACGCCTAGCGTGAACCGCTACCACAACCTTGAGAATTTATGCGAAAAACAGTTGACAAACCTTATAGATTTGAGTACTATTGAATCTGTTCTGTAAAGGAAATTTTCTTGACAGGGTGAGGTGGTGCACCATGTTAGAGAAGACCACCCAAATGAACCTGTTGTATGATTTTTATGGTGTTCTTTTAACCGACAAACAACGCACCATGATCGAGATGTACTATCTCGAAGACTGGTCGTTGGCGGAAATTTCGGAACACTTTGCGATCACACGCCAGGCCGTGCATGATAATATTCGTCGCGCGGGCATGCAGCTTATTGAATATGAAGAGAAGCTGCATCTGTTGGAGCGTTACGAGAAACGGCGTCAGATCGGACAACATATACGGGAACTTCTCTCCAGCGCTTCACTGGACGAGAAGTTGCGCGAGGAATTGACCGTTGCGATCGAATCGCTTCTCAACGAAAGCTAGGAAGGAGGATGGCTATGGTCTTCGAAGGATTGGCGAATCGCTTGCAAGATACTTTCAACCGGCTACGGGGGAAAGGAAAGCTTTCCGAATCGGATGTAAAAGAAGCGATGCGTGAAGTTCGTTTGGCACTTTTGGAAGCGGATGTGAATTTTAAAGTCGTAAAGGAATTTGTGGAAAAGGTGCGCGAACGAGCCGTCGGACAAGAAGTCCTGCAAAGCCTGACTCCTGCTCAGCAAGTGATCAAGATCGTAAACGATGAACTGACGCAGTTAATGGGAGGCTCGCAAGCGAAGATTGCTCAGGCAGCGAAACCGCCGACAGTGGTCATGATGGTCGGGCTGCAAGGTGCAGGGAAGACGACGACCACTGGAAAACTGGCTCAATTCCTTAAGAAACAAGGGAAATATCCTCTTCTTGTTGCCGGAGACGTATACAGGCCCGCCGCGATTAAGCAATTGCAAATCTTGGGCGAGCAGCTCAAGACGCCTGTCTTTTCGATGGGTGATCAGGTCAGCCCTGTCGATATTGCGAAAGCCGCGCTTGAACATGCGCGCGTACACGGATTCGATTATGTGCTCATCGATACCGCAGGCCGCTTGCACATCGATGAAGCGTTGATGAATGAGTTGAAGATGGTCAAAGATGCGGTGAATCCGCACGAGATCCTGCTCGTTGTGGATGCGATGACCGGTCAAGATGCCGTTCAAGTGGCCGATACGTTCCATAAAGAGTTGGAAGTGACCGGGGCCATTTTGACAAAGTTGGATGGGGATACCCGCGGCGGTGCGGCATTATCGATCCGTGCAGTGACGGGAACACCCATTAAGTTTGCCGGGATGGGCGAAAAGCTGGATGCCCTTGAACCGTTCCACCCCGACCGGATGGCGTCTCGTATTCTCGGCATGGGAGATGTGCTCACGCTCATCGAGAAGGCGCAGGCTTCTGTCGATAAGGAGAAAGCGGTTGAACTGGAGAAAAAAATCAGAAAGGCCGAGTTTACTCTTGACGATTTTCTCGATCAGTTGGCGCAAGTGCGCAAACTGGGACCGCTTGACCAAATCATGTCGATGATTCCCGGTATGAATAAGATCAAGGGGATCCAAGGCATGACGCCGGATGAGAAGCAAATCGGCCGGGTGGAAGCGATCATCCGTTCGATGACGCCAGCGGAGCGGCAGAATTACAAGATCATCGATCATAGCCGCAAACAGAGAATTGCC contains the following coding sequences:
- the ftsY gene encoding signal recognition particle-docking protein FtsY, which gives rise to MGFFNKIKEGLSKTRHAFMEKVEKLVSRRKIDEEFYEELEEILIMADVGVNTVMQLMDELRDEVKKRKIEDAEELRPVLKEKLRELMKAEQFPMNIQEKGLTVIMVVGVNGVGKTTTIGKLAYKYKNEGKKVLLAAGDTFRAGAIEQLEVWGKRAGVEVIKHQAGSDPAAVVYDAIQAAKARNVNLLLCDTAGRLHNKTNLMEELNKVYRVIKREIPGAPHEVLLVLDATTGQNALSQAKLFGQAAGVTGLVLTKLDGTAKGGIVIAIQNELSLPVKFVGVGEKMDDLQVFDPQEFVEALFA
- a CDS encoding putative DNA-binding protein; the encoded protein is MLEKTTQMNLLYDFYGVLLTDKQRTMIEMYYLEDWSLAEISEHFAITRQAVHDNIRRAGMQLIEYEEKLHLLERYEKRRQIGQHIRELLSSASLDEKLREELTVAIESLLNES
- the ffh gene encoding signal recognition particle protein, whose translation is MVFEGLANRLQDTFNRLRGKGKLSESDVKEAMREVRLALLEADVNFKVVKEFVEKVRERAVGQEVLQSLTPAQQVIKIVNDELTQLMGGSQAKIAQAAKPPTVVMMVGLQGAGKTTTTGKLAQFLKKQGKYPLLVAGDVYRPAAIKQLQILGEQLKTPVFSMGDQVSPVDIAKAALEHARVHGFDYVLIDTAGRLHIDEALMNELKMVKDAVNPHEILLVVDAMTGQDAVQVADTFHKELEVTGAILTKLDGDTRGGAALSIRAVTGTPIKFAGMGEKLDALEPFHPDRMASRILGMGDVLTLIEKAQASVDKEKAVELEKKIRKAEFTLDDFLDQLAQVRKLGPLDQIMSMIPGMNKIKGIQGMTPDEKQIGRVEAIIRSMTPAERQNYKIIDHSRKQRIARGSGTSVQEINRLLKQFEEMQKMVKQFSGLAKKMGKKKGKGGFKLPFM